A DNA window from Bos mutus isolate GX-2022 chromosome 11, NWIPB_WYAK_1.1, whole genome shotgun sequence contains the following coding sequences:
- the CHCHD5 gene encoding coiled-coil-helix-coiled-coil-helix domain-containing protein 5 isoform X4 encodes MQAALEITARYCGRELEQYGQCVAAKPESWQRDCHHLKMSIAQCTSAHPIIRQIRQACSEPFKAFEECLRQNEAAMGNCAEHVRRFLQCAEQVQPTHRPSTLEMVRICL; translated from the exons AT GCAGGCGGCCCTGGAGATCACTGCTCGCTACTGCGGCCGGGAGCTGGAGCAGTATGGCCAGTGTGTGGCAGCCAAACCGGAGTCATGGCAGCGAGACTGTCACCACCTTAAGATGAGCATTGCCCAGTGCACATCCGCCCA CCCAATCATCCGTCAGATCCGCCAGGCCTGTTCGGAGCCTTTCAAGGCCTTTGAGGAATGTCTTCGACAGAATGAGGCCGCCATGGGCAACTGTGCGGAGCATGTGCGCCGATTCCTGCAGTGTGCAGAGCAGGTACAGCCGACACATAGACCCTCCACCTTGGAG
- the CHCHD5 gene encoding coiled-coil-helix-coiled-coil-helix domain-containing protein 5 isoform X2, translating to MQAALEITARYCGRELEQYGQCVAAKPESWQRDCHHLKMSIAQCTSAHPIIRQIRQACSEPFKAFEECLRQNEAAMGNCAEHVRRFLQCAEQVQPTHRPSTLEAHPLPAS from the exons AT GCAGGCGGCCCTGGAGATCACTGCTCGCTACTGCGGCCGGGAGCTGGAGCAGTATGGCCAGTGTGTGGCAGCCAAACCGGAGTCATGGCAGCGAGACTGTCACCACCTTAAGATGAGCATTGCCCAGTGCACATCCGCCCA CCCAATCATCCGTCAGATCCGCCAGGCCTGTTCGGAGCCTTTCAAGGCCTTTGAGGAATGTCTTCGACAGAATGAGGCCGCCATGGGCAACTGTGCGGAGCATGTGCGCCGATTCCTGCAGTGTGCAGAGCAGGTACAGCCGACACATAGACCCTCCACCTTGGAG GCACACCCacttcctgcctcctga
- the CHCHD5 gene encoding coiled-coil-helix-coiled-coil-helix domain-containing protein 5 isoform X3, with protein sequence MQAALEITARYCGRELEQYGQCVAAKPESWQRDCHHLKMSIAQCTSAHPIIRQIRQACSEPFKAFEECLRQNEAAMGNCAEHVRRFLQCAEQVQPTHRPSTLEHNPQGS encoded by the exons AT GCAGGCGGCCCTGGAGATCACTGCTCGCTACTGCGGCCGGGAGCTGGAGCAGTATGGCCAGTGTGTGGCAGCCAAACCGGAGTCATGGCAGCGAGACTGTCACCACCTTAAGATGAGCATTGCCCAGTGCACATCCGCCCA CCCAATCATCCGTCAGATCCGCCAGGCCTGTTCGGAGCCTTTCAAGGCCTTTGAGGAATGTCTTCGACAGAATGAGGCCGCCATGGGCAACTGTGCGGAGCATGTGCGCCGATTCCTGCAGTGTGCAGAGCAGGTACAGCCGACACATAGACCCTCCACCTTGGAG
- the CHCHD5 gene encoding coiled-coil-helix-coiled-coil-helix domain-containing protein 5 isoform X5 — translation MQAALEITARYCGRELEQYGQCVAAKPESWQRDCHHLKMSIAQCTSAHPIIRQIRQACSEPFKAFEECLRQNEAAMGNCAEHVRRFLQCAEQAHPLPAS, via the exons AT GCAGGCGGCCCTGGAGATCACTGCTCGCTACTGCGGCCGGGAGCTGGAGCAGTATGGCCAGTGTGTGGCAGCCAAACCGGAGTCATGGCAGCGAGACTGTCACCACCTTAAGATGAGCATTGCCCAGTGCACATCCGCCCA CCCAATCATCCGTCAGATCCGCCAGGCCTGTTCGGAGCCTTTCAAGGCCTTTGAGGAATGTCTTCGACAGAATGAGGCCGCCATGGGCAACTGTGCGGAGCATGTGCGCCGATTCCTGCAGTGTGCAGAGCAG GCACACCCacttcctgcctcctga
- the CHCHD5 gene encoding coiled-coil-helix-coiled-coil-helix domain-containing protein 5 isoform X1, with translation MQAALEITARYCGRELEQYGQCVAAKPESWQRDCHHLKMSIAQCTSAHPIIRQIRQACSEPFKAFEECLRQNEAAMGNCAEHVRRFLQCAEQVQPTHRPSTLEVLVMALRIF, from the exons AT GCAGGCGGCCCTGGAGATCACTGCTCGCTACTGCGGCCGGGAGCTGGAGCAGTATGGCCAGTGTGTGGCAGCCAAACCGGAGTCATGGCAGCGAGACTGTCACCACCTTAAGATGAGCATTGCCCAGTGCACATCCGCCCA CCCAATCATCCGTCAGATCCGCCAGGCCTGTTCGGAGCCTTTCAAGGCCTTTGAGGAATGTCTTCGACAGAATGAGGCCGCCATGGGCAACTGTGCGGAGCATGTGCGCCGATTCCTGCAGTGTGCAGAGCAGGTACAGCCGACACATAGACCCTCCACCTTGGAG